A genomic window from Corvus hawaiiensis isolate bCorHaw1 chromosome 29, bCorHaw1.pri.cur, whole genome shotgun sequence includes:
- the SHC1 gene encoding SHC-transforming protein 1 isoform X5, with translation MEYVDMNKLSCGKKTRVEGGQLGGDEWTRHGSFVNKPTRGWLHPDDKVMGSGVSYHVRYMGCVEVLQSMRALDFNTRTQVTREAIGLVCEAVPGAKGAVRRRKPCSRSLNSILGKSNLKFAGMPITLTISTSSLNLMASDCKQIIANHHMQSISFASGGDPDTAEYVAYVAKDPVNQRACHILECPEGLAQDVISTIGQAFELRFKQYLKNPPKLVTPHDRMAGFDGSAWDEEEEEPAPDHQYYNDFPGKEPPIGGVVDMRLQDGAAQTPNHLGATLPVGQSSGGEYDAQKQHTPAQAAREKYAAPAGTPGRTDLFDDPSYVNVQNIDKTRQASAAGATANGSTQRDLFDMKPFEDALRVPPSVPVGLPPAQVVASMEEQLRREPWYHGKMNRKEAEKLLKVNGDFLVRESTTTPGQYVLTGLQGGQPKHLLLVDPEGVVRTKDHRFESVSHLISYHMDNHLPIISAGSEMCLQQPVERRL, from the exons GATATGAACAAGCTGAGCTGTGGGAAGAAGACGCGGGTGGAAGGTGGCCAGCTGGGGGGTGATGAATGGACCCGCCATGGCAGCTTTGTCAATAAGCCCACCCGTGGCTGGCTGCATCCCGATGACAAGGTCATGGGCTCCGGTGTCTCCTACCATGTCCGG TACATGGGCTGTGTGGAAGTGCTTCAGTCCATGAGGGCTCTGGATTTCAACACCAGGACACAGGTCACCAG GGAGGCCATTGGGCTGGTATGTGAGGCTGTGCCTGGTGCCAAGGGAGctgtgaggagaaggaag CCCTGCAGCCGCTCCCTGAACTCCATCCTGGGCAAGAGCAACCTGAAGTTTGCAGGCATGCCCATCACCCTGACCATCTCTACCAGCAGCCTCAACCTCATGGCTTCAGACTGCAAGCAG ATCATCGCCAACCACCACATGCAGTCTATATCCTTCGCCTCAGGGGGAGACCCG GACACAGCCGAATACGTTGCCTATGTTGCCAAAGATCCCGTCAATCAGAGAG CCTGCCATATCCTGGAGTGTCCTGAAGGCTTGGCACAGGATGTCATCAGCACCATCGGGCAGGCCTTCGAGCTGCGCTTCAAGCAGTACCTGAAGAATCCCCCAAAGCTGGTGACCCCCCACGACAG GATGGCAGGGTTTGATGGCTCTGCCTGGGACGAAGAAGAGGAGGAACCAGCCCCGGATCACCAGTACTACAATGACTTCCCTGGCAAGGAACCTCCCATTGGGGGGGTTGTGGACATGCGGCTGCAGGATGGGGCTGCTCAGACCCCAAATCACTTGGGTGCCACACTG cctgtcGGCCAGTCATCCGGTGGGGAGTATGACGCCCAGAAGCAGCATACTCCTGCCCAAG CAGCGAGAGAAAAATACGCAGCTCCAGCAGGCACACCTGGCCGCACGGACCTGTTTGATGACCCATCTTACGTCAATGTGCAGAACATAGACAAGACACGCCAAGCTTCAGCTGCCGGTGCCACAGCCAACGGCAGCACACAGAGGGACCTTTTCGACATGA agcccttcGAAGATGCCCTGCGTGTGCCCCCATCTGTGCCTGTGGGGCTGCCCCCCGCCCAGGTGGTGGCCTccatggaggagcagctgagacgGGAGCCCTGGTACCATGGGAAGATGAACCGCAAGGAGGCTGAGAAGCTGCTGAAGGTGAACGGAGACTTTCTGGTTCGGGAAAGCACCACCACCCCGGGCCAGTACGTGCTGACTGGCTTGCAGGGTGGGCAGCCCAAGCACTTGCTGCTCGTCGATCCCGAGGGAGTG GTGCGGACAAAAGATCATCGCTTTGAGAGCGTCAGCCACCTCATCAGCTACCACATGGACAATCACCTGCCCATCATCTCGGCTGGCAGTGAGAtgtgcctgcagcagccagtgGAGAGGAGATTGTGA
- the SHC1 gene encoding SHC-transforming protein 1 isoform X6: protein MNKLSCGKKTRVEGGQLGGDEWTRHGSFVNKPTRGWLHPDDKVMGSGVSYHVRYMGCVEVLQSMRALDFNTRTQVTREAIGLVCEAVPGAKGAVRRRKPCSRSLNSILGKSNLKFAGMPITLTISTSSLNLMASDCKQIIANHHMQSISFASGGDPDTAEYVAYVAKDPVNQRACHILECPEGLAQDVISTIGQAFELRFKQYLKNPPKLVTPHDRMAGFDGSAWDEEEEEPAPDHQYYNDFPGKEPPIGGVVDMRLQDGAAQTPNHLGATLPVGQSSGGEYDAQKQHTPAQAAREKYAAPAGTPGRTDLFDDPSYVNVQNIDKTRQASAAGATANGSTQRDLFDMKPFEDALRVPPSVPVGLPPAQVVASMEEQLRREPWYHGKMNRKEAEKLLKVNGDFLVRESTTTPGQYVLTGLQGGQPKHLLLVDPEGVVRTKDHRFESVSHLISYHMDNHLPIISAGSEMCLQQPVERRL from the exons ATGAACAAGCTGAGCTGTGGGAAGAAGACGCGGGTGGAAGGTGGCCAGCTGGGGGGTGATGAATGGACCCGCCATGGCAGCTTTGTCAATAAGCCCACCCGTGGCTGGCTGCATCCCGATGACAAGGTCATGGGCTCCGGTGTCTCCTACCATGTCCGG TACATGGGCTGTGTGGAAGTGCTTCAGTCCATGAGGGCTCTGGATTTCAACACCAGGACACAGGTCACCAG GGAGGCCATTGGGCTGGTATGTGAGGCTGTGCCTGGTGCCAAGGGAGctgtgaggagaaggaag CCCTGCAGCCGCTCCCTGAACTCCATCCTGGGCAAGAGCAACCTGAAGTTTGCAGGCATGCCCATCACCCTGACCATCTCTACCAGCAGCCTCAACCTCATGGCTTCAGACTGCAAGCAG ATCATCGCCAACCACCACATGCAGTCTATATCCTTCGCCTCAGGGGGAGACCCG GACACAGCCGAATACGTTGCCTATGTTGCCAAAGATCCCGTCAATCAGAGAG CCTGCCATATCCTGGAGTGTCCTGAAGGCTTGGCACAGGATGTCATCAGCACCATCGGGCAGGCCTTCGAGCTGCGCTTCAAGCAGTACCTGAAGAATCCCCCAAAGCTGGTGACCCCCCACGACAG GATGGCAGGGTTTGATGGCTCTGCCTGGGACGAAGAAGAGGAGGAACCAGCCCCGGATCACCAGTACTACAATGACTTCCCTGGCAAGGAACCTCCCATTGGGGGGGTTGTGGACATGCGGCTGCAGGATGGGGCTGCTCAGACCCCAAATCACTTGGGTGCCACACTG cctgtcGGCCAGTCATCCGGTGGGGAGTATGACGCCCAGAAGCAGCATACTCCTGCCCAAG CAGCGAGAGAAAAATACGCAGCTCCAGCAGGCACACCTGGCCGCACGGACCTGTTTGATGACCCATCTTACGTCAATGTGCAGAACATAGACAAGACACGCCAAGCTTCAGCTGCCGGTGCCACAGCCAACGGCAGCACACAGAGGGACCTTTTCGACATGA agcccttcGAAGATGCCCTGCGTGTGCCCCCATCTGTGCCTGTGGGGCTGCCCCCCGCCCAGGTGGTGGCCTccatggaggagcagctgagacgGGAGCCCTGGTACCATGGGAAGATGAACCGCAAGGAGGCTGAGAAGCTGCTGAAGGTGAACGGAGACTTTCTGGTTCGGGAAAGCACCACCACCCCGGGCCAGTACGTGCTGACTGGCTTGCAGGGTGGGCAGCCCAAGCACTTGCTGCTCGTCGATCCCGAGGGAGTG GTGCGGACAAAAGATCATCGCTTTGAGAGCGTCAGCCACCTCATCAGCTACCACATGGACAATCACCTGCCCATCATCTCGGCTGGCAGTGAGAtgtgcctgcagcagccagtgGAGAGGAGATTGTGA
- the PYGO2 gene encoding pygopus homolog 2 isoform X2 has protein sequence MAAPHAEKLEGPVPAPPPPPGPPHPAGSTAAGGPGRKQGKAGLQMKSPEKKRRKSNTQGPAYSHLSEFAPPPTPMVDHLVASNPFEDDFGAPKVGAAPAPFLGSPVPFGGFRVQGGMSPQVPPGYGGGPQPLRRQPPPFAPGQMGPAFSIPPQNPNYVQPGGLTFAGQPFSQPLGQNFSPPMGQLMQGPVAGFGPMMSPTMGQPPRGDMGPGPALNPPGGPAVAQRFSQPSNLFGQSPMQRPGQNMPPLPPTASPFPGADPSFPASSEEGGKNPPPSTFAQEQHSGSPATVNGAQPGFAPNSAGRSASTPETNSLPLPPPGKATSTSGHQPPPGLVYPCGACRNEVNDDQDAILCEASCQKWFHRECTGMTENAYGLLTTEASAVWACDFCLKTKEIQSVYIREGMGQLVTANDG, from the exons ATGGCTGCCCCGCACGCAGAGAAGCTGGAGGGACccgtcccggccccgccgcccccgccggggccCCCGCACCCCGCGGGCAGCACTGCCGCCGGCGGGCCCGGCCGGAAGCAGGGGAAGGCAG GGCTGCAGATGAAGAGCCCCGAAAAGAAGCGGCGCAAGTCCAACACGCAG GGCCCTGCCTATTCGCATCTCTCGGAGTTCGCCCCGCCGCCCACTCCTATGGTGGACCACCTGGTGGCCTCCAATCCCTTCGAGGATGATTTCGGAGCCCCCAAGGTGGGGGCGGCCCCTGCccccttcctgggcagccccgTCCCCTTCGGCGGTTTCCGCGTGCAGGGGGGGATGTCGCCGCAGGTGCCCCCCGGTTACGGCGGGGGTCCCCAGCCCCTGCGGAGGCAGCCCCCGCCTTTCGCCCCCGGGCAGATGGGCCCGGCCTTTAGCATTCCCCCCCAGAATCCCAACTACGTGCAGCCGGGGGGCTTGACCTTCGCCGGGCAGCCCTTCAGCCAGCCCCTCGGACAGAACTTCAGCCCCCCTATGGGGCAGCTCATGCAGGGGCCTGTTGCGGGCTTCGGGCCCATGATGTCCCCCACTATGGGGCAGCCCCCCCGGGGGGACATGGGCCCCGGGCCAGCCCTCAACCCCCCCGGGGGGCCAGCAGTGGCTCAGCGCTTCAGCCAGCCCAGCAACCTCTTTGGACAATCGCCCATGCAGCGCCCCGGGCAGAACATGCCACCCCTGCCCCCCACCGCCAGTCCCTTCCCTGGGGCGGATCCCAGCTTCCCTGCTAGCAGCGAAGAAGGGGGCAAGAACCCTCCCCCCAGCACCTTCGCCCAGGAGCAGCACTCGGGCTCCCCCGCCACCGTCAACGGGGCACAGCCTGGCTTTGCCCCCAACAGCGCTGGCCGCAGTGCCAGCACTCCGGAGACCAACAGCCTCCCACTTCCGCCCCCCGGCAAGGCCACCAGCACCTCAGGGCACCAGCCACCACCGGGGCTTGTGTACCCCTGCGGGGCCTGTCGCAACGAGGTGAACGATGACCAGGACGCCATCCTGTGTGAGGCCTCCTGCCAGAAGTGGTTCCACCGAGAGTGCACGGGGATGACCGAGAATGCCTATGGGCTGCTCACCACTGAGGCCTCTGCCGTCTGGGCCTGCGATTTCTGCCTCAAGACAAAAGAGATCCAGTCGGTCTACATCCGGGAGGGCATGGGACAGCTGGTGACCGCCAACGACGGCTGA
- the PYGO2 gene encoding pygopus homolog 2 isoform X1 translates to MAAPHAEKLEGPVPAPPPPPGPPHPAGSTAAGGPGRKQGKAGERGWTGTGVGGGRPGPADAASLVPAGLQMKSPEKKRRKSNTQGPAYSHLSEFAPPPTPMVDHLVASNPFEDDFGAPKVGAAPAPFLGSPVPFGGFRVQGGMSPQVPPGYGGGPQPLRRQPPPFAPGQMGPAFSIPPQNPNYVQPGGLTFAGQPFSQPLGQNFSPPMGQLMQGPVAGFGPMMSPTMGQPPRGDMGPGPALNPPGGPAVAQRFSQPSNLFGQSPMQRPGQNMPPLPPTASPFPGADPSFPASSEEGGKNPPPSTFAQEQHSGSPATVNGAQPGFAPNSAGRSASTPETNSLPLPPPGKATSTSGHQPPPGLVYPCGACRNEVNDDQDAILCEASCQKWFHRECTGMTENAYGLLTTEASAVWACDFCLKTKEIQSVYIREGMGQLVTANDG, encoded by the exons ATGGCTGCCCCGCACGCAGAGAAGCTGGAGGGACccgtcccggccccgccgcccccgccggggccCCCGCACCCCGCGGGCAGCACTGCCGCCGGCGGGCCCGGCCGGAAGCAGGGGAAGGCAGGTGAGCGCGGGTGGACCGGGACCGGGGTGGGTGGGGGTCGCCCGGGCCCTGCTGACGCGGCCTCGCTTGTCCCCGCAGGGCTGCAGATGAAGAGCCCCGAAAAGAAGCGGCGCAAGTCCAACACGCAG GGCCCTGCCTATTCGCATCTCTCGGAGTTCGCCCCGCCGCCCACTCCTATGGTGGACCACCTGGTGGCCTCCAATCCCTTCGAGGATGATTTCGGAGCCCCCAAGGTGGGGGCGGCCCCTGCccccttcctgggcagccccgTCCCCTTCGGCGGTTTCCGCGTGCAGGGGGGGATGTCGCCGCAGGTGCCCCCCGGTTACGGCGGGGGTCCCCAGCCCCTGCGGAGGCAGCCCCCGCCTTTCGCCCCCGGGCAGATGGGCCCGGCCTTTAGCATTCCCCCCCAGAATCCCAACTACGTGCAGCCGGGGGGCTTGACCTTCGCCGGGCAGCCCTTCAGCCAGCCCCTCGGACAGAACTTCAGCCCCCCTATGGGGCAGCTCATGCAGGGGCCTGTTGCGGGCTTCGGGCCCATGATGTCCCCCACTATGGGGCAGCCCCCCCGGGGGGACATGGGCCCCGGGCCAGCCCTCAACCCCCCCGGGGGGCCAGCAGTGGCTCAGCGCTTCAGCCAGCCCAGCAACCTCTTTGGACAATCGCCCATGCAGCGCCCCGGGCAGAACATGCCACCCCTGCCCCCCACCGCCAGTCCCTTCCCTGGGGCGGATCCCAGCTTCCCTGCTAGCAGCGAAGAAGGGGGCAAGAACCCTCCCCCCAGCACCTTCGCCCAGGAGCAGCACTCGGGCTCCCCCGCCACCGTCAACGGGGCACAGCCTGGCTTTGCCCCCAACAGCGCTGGCCGCAGTGCCAGCACTCCGGAGACCAACAGCCTCCCACTTCCGCCCCCCGGCAAGGCCACCAGCACCTCAGGGCACCAGCCACCACCGGGGCTTGTGTACCCCTGCGGGGCCTGTCGCAACGAGGTGAACGATGACCAGGACGCCATCCTGTGTGAGGCCTCCTGCCAGAAGTGGTTCCACCGAGAGTGCACGGGGATGACCGAGAATGCCTATGGGCTGCTCACCACTGAGGCCTCTGCCGTCTGGGCCTGCGATTTCTGCCTCAAGACAAAAGAGATCCAGTCGGTCTACATCCGGGAGGGCATGGGACAGCTGGTGACCGCCAACGACGGCTGA